A window of Selenomonas ruminantium subsp. lactilytica TAM6421 contains these coding sequences:
- a CDS encoding DUF871 domain-containing protein — translation MENGISLYPGLDNTLAENLQLLEAAAACGIRRVFTSLHIPETDTAVLKKELATLLQAAREHDMEIISDISPRTLEMLELPEFSLEAFQKLGITTLRLDYGYEPEQIAQLSHNEMGIRLQLNASTVTETILTALKEAGTDFSHIDALHNFYPRQGTGLSESVLCKKNDLLKEAGIKVGAFVPSHGKQRGPLFEGLPTLEAHRLWQTDRAARHMAALGVDSVFLSDSLPLTSELQVLGRLHADEVAVEATFLTEDAVQRELLRHTFTAREDEARDAIRAQESRGLLQGTVVPENNKERRRGAITIDNKDYLRYMGELQIIKKSQPPDTRVNVVGRVAECELFMLKYITPGRRFSFVCS, via the coding sequence ATGGAAAATGGCATTTCGCTTTATCCGGGACTGGACAATACGCTGGCAGAAAATCTGCAGCTGCTGGAAGCGGCGGCTGCCTGCGGCATTCGCCGGGTGTTCACGTCCCTGCATATTCCCGAAACCGACACGGCTGTGCTGAAAAAAGAACTGGCCACCCTTTTGCAGGCGGCCAGAGAACACGATATGGAGATCATTTCCGATATTTCCCCAAGAACCTTGGAAATGCTGGAACTGCCGGAATTCAGTCTGGAGGCTTTCCAGAAGCTGGGAATCACTACCCTGCGGCTGGACTATGGCTATGAGCCAGAGCAGATTGCTCAGCTCAGCCATAACGAAATGGGCATACGTTTGCAGCTTAATGCCAGCACGGTGACGGAAACGATTTTGACGGCGCTGAAAGAAGCAGGAACGGATTTTTCACATATCGATGCCCTGCATAATTTCTATCCGCGGCAGGGCACAGGTCTTAGTGAGTCGGTCCTGTGCAAAAAAAATGACCTGCTCAAAGAAGCAGGGATAAAGGTGGGAGCCTTTGTGCCCAGTCATGGCAAACAGCGGGGGCCGCTGTTTGAAGGCCTGCCCACATTGGAAGCCCATCGCCTCTGGCAGACGGACAGGGCAGCCCGGCATATGGCAGCCTTGGGGGTGGATTCAGTGTTTTTGAGCGACAGCTTGCCCCTGACCTCTGAATTACAGGTTTTGGGCAGATTGCATGCCGATGAAGTGGCGGTAGAGGCAACTTTCTTAACCGAAGATGCGGTGCAGCGGGAGCTTTTACGGCATACTTTTACGGCCCGGGAGGATGAAGCCCGGGATGCCATCCGCGCTCAGGAAAGCCGGGGGCTGCTGCAGGGGACGGTGGTGCCAGAGAACAACAAGGAACGCCGGCGGGGGGCCATTACCATCGACAACAAGGATTATCTGCGCTATATGGGCGAGCTGCAGATAATCAAAAAATCCCAGCCCCCTGATACACGGGTGAATGTAGTGGGGCGGGTGGCCGAATGTGAACTGTTCATGCTGAAATACATAACGCCAGGGCGCAGGTTTTCATTTGTATGCTCGTGA
- the murQ gene encoding N-acetylmuramic acid 6-phosphate etherase: MIDLQKLSTERRNPATAHIDELSTLSMLQVINEEDKKVALAVEKILPEVAKAVDVITDRLSKGGRLFYMGAGTSGRLGILDASECPPTYGVEPELVQGLIAGGIPAIFKAQEGAEDSPELGQKDLREKDFSAKDVLVGIAASGRTPYVIGGLQYAKDVGAATIALACSPEPAIGDFADIVLVPVTGAEVVTGSTRMKAGTAQKLVLNMLSTGTMIKLGKVYGNLMVDVKTSNKKLEERARRIVMEATGCSREESIAALMEAQGNAKLAIFIHLTGTDFATGQEYLGKAHGHLGAALQQRGVG; encoded by the coding sequence ATGATCGATTTGCAGAAATTAAGCACGGAAAGACGCAATCCGGCCACCGCTCATATTGATGAACTATCCACCTTATCCATGCTGCAGGTTATCAATGAGGAGGATAAGAAGGTCGCCCTAGCTGTGGAAAAGATCCTGCCGGAGGTTGCCAAAGCCGTGGATGTGATTACAGATAGGCTGTCAAAGGGCGGGCGGCTCTTCTATATGGGAGCTGGCACCTCCGGGCGGCTGGGCATCCTCGATGCCTCCGAGTGCCCGCCTACCTATGGCGTGGAGCCGGAACTGGTACAGGGGCTGATTGCCGGGGGGATCCCGGCTATCTTCAAAGCACAGGAAGGGGCTGAGGACAGTCCGGAGCTGGGGCAGAAGGATCTGCGGGAAAAGGATTTTTCAGCCAAGGATGTGCTGGTGGGTATCGCGGCTTCCGGGCGTACCCCCTATGTTATCGGCGGCCTGCAATATGCAAAGGATGTGGGGGCGGCAACGATCGCTCTGGCCTGCTCACCGGAGCCGGCCATCGGTGACTTTGCCGATATCGTGCTGGTGCCGGTTACCGGGGCCGAGGTGGTCACAGGTTCCACCCGCATGAAGGCGGGCACGGCACAGAAATTGGTGCTCAATATGTTGTCCACCGGCACCATGATCAAATTGGGCAAGGTCTATGGCAATCTGATGGTGGATGTCAAAACCTCCAACAAAAAGCTGGAGGAGCGGGCACGGCGCATTGTGATGGAGGCCACAGGCTGCAGCCGGGAGGAAAGCATCGCGGCACTTATGGAAGCGCAGGGCAATGCCAAGCTGGCCATCTTTATCCATCTGACGGGTACGGATTTTGCCACGGGACAGGAATATCTGGGCAAGGCTCATGGTCATTTGGGCGCAGCGCTGCAACAGAGGGGGGTAGGCTGA